A stretch of the Mycobacterium sp. ITM-2016-00317 genome encodes the following:
- the kasB gene encoding 3-oxoacyl-ACP synthase KasB, which produces MAKFPDVVVTGVAMTTALGTSVESTWQGLLAGHSGIRTLDDPFVEEFDLPVRIGGHLLETFDEQMTPEEVESNSYVQRMALVLGRRAWENAGAPEVDPLRLAVSIGTGIGGLEVMAFAYDDMRDRGYQVISPTTVQKYIPSAPSTSVAVERHACAAILTPVSACASGSEGVAQAWRQIILGEADVAICGGVESRIEAVPIAGFAQMRIVMSTNNDDPAGACRPFDRDRDGFVFGEGGALLVIETEEHAKARGANILGRVMGASITSDGFHMVAPDPNGERAGYAMTRAIQLAGLSPTDIDHINAHATGTSVGDLAESVAINKALGGHAPAVYAPKGALGHSVGAVGAVESILTLLALRDGVIPPTRNLKNLDPEINLDVVAGSPRPGDYHYAINNSFGFGGHNVSLVFGLP; this is translated from the coding sequence ATGGCGAAGTTTCCGGACGTGGTGGTGACGGGGGTCGCCATGACCACCGCACTGGGCACCAGCGTCGAATCGACCTGGCAGGGGCTGCTGGCGGGGCACAGCGGCATCAGAACCCTGGACGACCCCTTCGTCGAGGAATTCGACCTGCCGGTCCGCATCGGCGGGCATCTGCTGGAGACCTTCGACGAACAGATGACCCCCGAAGAGGTCGAGAGCAATTCGTACGTTCAGCGCATGGCGCTGGTGCTCGGCCGGCGGGCCTGGGAGAACGCCGGCGCACCCGAGGTGGATCCGCTGCGGCTGGCGGTGTCCATCGGCACCGGGATCGGCGGCCTGGAGGTGATGGCCTTCGCCTACGACGACATGCGCGACCGCGGGTACCAGGTCATCTCCCCGACCACGGTGCAGAAGTACATCCCGAGCGCTCCGTCCACGTCGGTCGCCGTCGAACGCCACGCGTGCGCAGCCATCCTGACCCCGGTCTCGGCCTGTGCGTCGGGCTCCGAGGGGGTGGCGCAGGCGTGGCGGCAGATCATCCTGGGCGAGGCCGACGTCGCGATCTGCGGGGGAGTGGAGTCGCGGATCGAGGCCGTCCCGATCGCCGGGTTCGCCCAGATGCGCATCGTGATGTCGACCAACAACGACGATCCCGCCGGCGCCTGCCGGCCGTTCGACAGGGACCGCGACGGCTTCGTGTTCGGGGAGGGCGGCGCGCTGCTGGTGATCGAGACCGAAGAGCACGCCAAAGCACGCGGCGCGAACATCCTGGGCCGGGTGATGGGGGCGAGCATCACGTCGGACGGGTTCCACATGGTCGCGCCCGACCCGAACGGCGAACGAGCCGGATACGCGATGACGCGCGCAATCCAGTTGGCAGGTCTGTCACCGACCGACATCGACCACATCAACGCCCATGCGACCGGCACCAGCGTGGGTGACCTCGCGGAATCCGTGGCGATCAACAAGGCGCTCGGCGGCCACGCGCCCGCGGTGTACGCGCCCAAGGGCGCGCTCGGGCACTCGGTCGGCGCGGTCGGCGCGGTGGAGTCGATCCTGACGCTGCTGGCCCTGCGCGACGGCGTCATCCCCCCGACCCGGAATCTGAAGAACCTGGACCCGGAGATCAATCTGGACGTGGTGGCAGGCAGCCCGCGCCCGGGTGACTACCACTACGCGATCAACAACTCGTTCGGGTTCGGCGGGCACAACGTGTCGCTGGTGTTCGGCCTGCCCTGA
- a CDS encoding VOC family protein — MPVRTTAPLGAPIWVDLATSDLDRARNFYGTVFGWTFDTAAPEYGGYVTALLDGRPVAGLMANEPQWNAPDGWTTYLHTADADATVAKAVAAGGTSCVPPMDVPDKGRMGMAADSAGALFGLWQPTGHRGYDVVGEPGAPVYHQLTTRDYRAALTFYRDVFGWTTDTVADSDEFRYSTATFDGEALIGVMDGGNLPGDWPSHWSFFLGADDVDKTVQLITDNGGGVLRGAEDTPYGRLAAVTDPTGAAFNLSSVEG, encoded by the coding sequence ATGCCCGTCCGCACCACCGCCCCGCTGGGCGCACCCATCTGGGTCGACCTGGCCACCTCCGACCTCGACCGCGCAAGGAATTTCTACGGCACGGTCTTCGGCTGGACCTTTGACACCGCCGCGCCCGAGTACGGCGGCTATGTCACCGCGCTACTCGACGGACGGCCGGTGGCCGGATTGATGGCCAACGAACCGCAGTGGAACGCGCCCGACGGCTGGACCACCTACCTGCACACCGCAGACGCCGACGCGACCGTCGCCAAAGCGGTCGCGGCCGGGGGCACGTCGTGCGTGCCCCCGATGGACGTCCCCGACAAGGGCCGGATGGGCATGGCAGCCGACTCTGCGGGCGCGCTCTTCGGGCTGTGGCAACCTACCGGCCACCGCGGTTACGACGTCGTCGGCGAACCCGGTGCTCCGGTCTATCACCAACTCACCACCCGCGACTACCGCGCTGCGCTGACCTTCTACCGGGACGTTTTCGGCTGGACCACCGACACAGTCGCCGACTCCGACGAATTCCGCTACAGCACAGCAACCTTCGACGGGGAGGCGCTGATCGGCGTGATGGACGGCGGCAACCTCCCGGGGGACTGGCCGTCCCACTGGAGCTTCTTCCTCGGCGCCGACGACGTCGACAAGACCGTGCAGCTGATCACCGATAACGGCGGCGGGGTCCTGCGCGGCGCGGAGGACACCCCGTACGGCAGGCTGGCGGCGGTCACGGATCCGACCGGCGCAGCCTTCAACCTGTCGTCGGTGGAGGGCTGA
- a CDS encoding aldehyde dehydrogenase family protein, producing MRDYLKHYIDGQWVEPVRPNALEVDNPATEEISGRIALGSSADVDLAVTAARRAFDSWALTTREERLELLGAIMAEYQKRAGELAEAVTEEMGAPASLASGPQVNLGMGHLATAIDALKNFAFEEQHGSTLVVKEPIGVCGLITPWNWPINQIACKVFPALATGNTMVLKPSEVAPYSAQIFSEIIDAAGVPAGVYNLVYGDGPGVGAAISSHPDIDMVSFTGSTRAGVEVARNAATTVKRVTQELGGKSPNIVLDDDDFAKSVAAGTSVMMVNSGQSCNAPSRMLVPNSRMDEAIAVARDTASAVKVGDPSDKSAIGPVASRAQFEKIQGLIQSGIDQGATLVVGGTGRPDGIDKGYFVKPTVFANVTNDMTIAREEIFGPVLCILGYDDLDQAVAIGNDTEYGLAGYVSGADLEQARAVARRIRAGSVAINHGFDLAAPFGGYKRSGNGREWGPFAFDEFLEVKAALGYTPA from the coding sequence ATGCGTGATTATCTGAAGCACTACATCGACGGGCAGTGGGTCGAGCCGGTACGGCCCAACGCCCTGGAGGTCGACAACCCGGCCACCGAGGAGATCTCCGGCAGGATCGCACTGGGCTCGTCGGCCGACGTGGACCTCGCGGTCACCGCGGCGCGGCGGGCGTTCGACAGCTGGGCGCTGACCACCCGGGAGGAGCGCCTCGAGCTGCTCGGCGCGATCATGGCCGAGTACCAGAAGCGGGCAGGCGAACTGGCCGAGGCCGTCACCGAGGAGATGGGCGCACCCGCGTCACTGGCGTCCGGGCCGCAGGTGAACCTCGGCATGGGGCACCTGGCCACCGCGATCGACGCGCTGAAGAACTTCGCGTTCGAGGAACAGCACGGCAGCACCCTGGTGGTCAAGGAGCCGATCGGGGTCTGCGGGCTGATCACGCCGTGGAACTGGCCGATCAACCAGATCGCGTGCAAGGTGTTCCCGGCGCTGGCCACCGGTAACACGATGGTGCTCAAACCGTCCGAGGTGGCGCCGTATTCGGCGCAGATCTTCTCCGAGATCATCGACGCCGCCGGGGTTCCGGCCGGTGTGTACAACCTGGTCTACGGCGACGGGCCCGGTGTGGGTGCGGCGATCTCCAGTCACCCCGACATCGACATGGTGTCGTTCACCGGTTCGACTCGCGCCGGCGTCGAGGTCGCCCGCAACGCAGCCACGACCGTCAAGCGCGTCACCCAGGAACTGGGCGGCAAGAGCCCGAACATCGTGCTCGACGACGACGACTTCGCCAAGAGCGTGGCCGCGGGCACCTCGGTGATGATGGTCAACAGCGGGCAGAGCTGCAACGCGCCGTCGCGCATGCTGGTGCCGAACTCGCGGATGGACGAGGCCATCGCGGTCGCCCGGGACACCGCGTCGGCGGTCAAGGTCGGTGACCCGTCCGACAAGTCCGCGATCGGGCCGGTCGCGTCGCGGGCACAGTTCGAGAAGATCCAGGGCCTGATCCAGAGCGGCATCGACCAGGGCGCCACGCTCGTCGTCGGCGGCACCGGACGTCCCGACGGCATCGACAAGGGCTACTTCGTCAAGCCGACGGTGTTCGCCAACGTCACCAACGACATGACGATCGCACGCGAGGAGATCTTCGGCCCGGTGCTGTGCATCCTGGGCTACGACGACCTCGACCAGGCCGTCGCGATCGGCAACGACACCGAATACGGTCTGGCCGGCTATGTTTCGGGCGCCGACCTGGAGCAGGCACGCGCGGTGGCCCGCCGGATCCGGGCCGGATCGGTCGCGATCAACCACGGCTTCGACCTGGCCGCGCCGTTCGGTGGCTACAAGCGCAGCGGCAACGGCCGCGAGTGGGGGCCGTTCGCGTTCGACGAGTTCCTCGAGGTCAAGGCCGCGCTGGGGTACACCCCCGCCTAG
- a CDS encoding thiamine pyrophosphate-binding protein — MGVPVYKRILDLFEAEGVNTLFGIPDPNFVHMFTEADARGWSVVAPHHELSAGFMAEAASRMTGAPGLCIGTLGPGVANIAGAMMCALVENSPVIFLGGQRARITERRVRRGRIQFVQQEGLFAPSVKYSSSIEYADQTDEIVHEAIRRAMSGTPGPAYIEFPSHVILEELDLGDAPEPSAYRLVNQGAGAREVAEAAELIRQAERPILLVGHGVHTSRTQEQVRELAELMACPVIQTSGGTSFIPGLEDRTFPYLFSPAANAAVEESDLCVALGTELGEPMHYGRTQHWAANDANRKWVYVEQDPTAIGVNRRFDVPLVGDLRGVVPQLVEALRDAPRTASANLQKLIADDAAELARVAEEAPSGRTPVHPARFVVEATKAFDEYAPDGIMVRDGGATVIFQWTYSQTKPRDVIWNQNFGHLGTGLPYAVGASVAEGRKRPVMLLTSDSAFLFHIAELETAARENLPLVCVVGVDHQWGLEVGVYKRTFEQPSPQPGVHWSKDVRMDKIAEGFGCHGEYVEKEDEIGPAIQRAYASGKTAVVHVCIDPKANSEEMPKYDRFRTWYAEGTQ; from the coding sequence ATGGGTGTACCCGTGTACAAGCGCATTCTCGACCTCTTCGAGGCCGAGGGCGTCAACACGCTGTTCGGGATCCCCGACCCCAACTTCGTGCACATGTTCACCGAGGCGGACGCCCGCGGGTGGTCGGTCGTCGCGCCGCACCACGAACTGAGCGCCGGCTTCATGGCGGAGGCGGCGTCCCGGATGACCGGCGCGCCGGGCCTGTGCATCGGCACGCTCGGCCCGGGCGTGGCCAACATCGCCGGGGCGATGATGTGCGCACTGGTGGAGAACTCGCCGGTGATCTTCCTCGGCGGGCAGCGCGCCCGCATCACCGAACGCCGGGTGCGCCGCGGTCGCATCCAGTTCGTCCAGCAGGAGGGCCTTTTCGCGCCGTCGGTGAAGTACAGCAGCTCGATCGAGTACGCCGACCAGACCGATGAGATCGTGCACGAGGCCATCCGCCGGGCCATGTCAGGCACCCCCGGGCCTGCCTACATCGAGTTCCCGTCGCACGTCATCCTCGAAGAACTCGACCTCGGTGACGCGCCCGAGCCGTCGGCGTACCGGCTGGTGAACCAGGGCGCCGGCGCCCGCGAGGTCGCCGAGGCGGCCGAACTGATCCGGCAGGCCGAGCGCCCGATCCTGCTGGTGGGCCACGGCGTTCACACCTCACGGACCCAGGAGCAGGTTCGCGAGCTGGCCGAGCTGATGGCCTGCCCGGTGATCCAGACCTCCGGCGGCACCTCGTTCATCCCCGGCCTGGAGGACCGCACCTTCCCGTACCTGTTCTCCCCGGCCGCCAACGCCGCGGTAGAGGAGTCCGACCTGTGCGTGGCGCTGGGCACCGAACTCGGCGAACCGATGCACTACGGCCGGACCCAGCACTGGGCGGCCAACGACGCGAACCGCAAATGGGTGTACGTCGAACAGGATCCCACCGCGATCGGGGTGAACCGCCGATTCGACGTGCCGCTGGTCGGCGATCTGCGCGGGGTGGTGCCGCAGTTGGTCGAGGCGCTGCGGGACGCCCCACGGACCGCGTCGGCCAACCTGCAGAAGCTGATTGCCGACGATGCCGCCGAGTTGGCCCGGGTCGCCGAAGAGGCCCCGAGCGGGCGCACCCCGGTGCACCCGGCCCGGTTCGTCGTCGAGGCCACCAAGGCGTTCGACGAGTACGCGCCCGACGGCATCATGGTCCGTGACGGCGGGGCGACGGTGATCTTCCAGTGGACCTATTCGCAGACCAAGCCGCGCGACGTGATCTGGAACCAGAACTTCGGCCACCTCGGCACCGGCCTGCCCTACGCCGTCGGCGCGTCGGTCGCCGAGGGTCGCAAGCGGCCGGTCATGTTGCTCACCAGCGACTCGGCGTTCCTGTTCCACATCGCCGAACTGGAGACCGCGGCCCGGGAGAACCTGCCGTTGGTCTGCGTGGTCGGCGTCGACCACCAGTGGGGTCTGGAAGTGGGCGTGTACAAGCGCACGTTCGAGCAGCCGTCACCGCAGCCCGGCGTGCACTGGAGCAAGGACGTCCGGATGGACAAGATCGCCGAGGGCTTCGGCTGCCACGGCGAATACGTCGAGAAGGAGGACGAGATCGGCCCGGCCATCCAACGGGCGTACGCCAGCGGCAAGACCGCGGTGGTGCATGTGTGCATCGACCCGAAGGCGAACTCCGAGGAGATGCCGAAATACGACCGTTTCCGTACCTGGTATGCCGAAGGCACACAGTAG
- a CDS encoding acyl-CoA dehydrogenase family protein: protein MTATAFSEFHDELRSAAAELLAKDRAPDWAVLVEAGWTGLEVPDELGGAGATFVEAALVLEQIGRAAAASHYLGSAVLAAGALNLSAPSIGRDELLAGVASGRGRLAVVTDGFTVDGARLTGQAAFVPDAIGADRLLVLAGGTMAVVDSTQVTVAAQPVVDETRRLATVTADAAGITELLTFDGDPEALRHRAEVAVACDSLGLAEQMLTATVDYVKMRHQFGLPIGSFQAVKHACADMLVAVEVARRLISDAVGVLADGGDAAVSAAMAKSYACSAAVEVAGKAMQLHGGIGYTWESGIHVYLKRATLNRSLFGSAAAQRKRLSQRYSKGI from the coding sequence GTGACAGCCACCGCGTTCTCCGAGTTCCACGACGAACTCCGCTCGGCCGCAGCAGAACTGCTGGCCAAGGACCGCGCACCCGACTGGGCGGTGCTGGTCGAGGCCGGATGGACCGGCCTGGAGGTTCCCGACGAACTGGGTGGGGCCGGGGCGACGTTCGTCGAGGCCGCGCTGGTCCTGGAACAGATCGGGCGGGCCGCAGCCGCGAGCCACTACCTGGGCAGCGCGGTACTGGCCGCCGGAGCGCTGAACCTGTCGGCGCCCAGCATTGGTCGGGATGAGCTGCTGGCCGGGGTCGCGTCGGGACGGGGCCGCTTGGCAGTGGTCACCGACGGGTTCACCGTCGACGGGGCGAGACTGACCGGACAAGCGGCGTTCGTCCCCGACGCCATCGGCGCCGACCGGCTGCTGGTGCTGGCCGGCGGCACGATGGCGGTGGTGGACAGCACGCAGGTGACCGTCGCGGCACAGCCCGTCGTCGACGAGACACGCAGGCTCGCGACCGTCACCGCCGACGCGGCAGGCATCACCGAACTGCTGACGTTCGACGGTGACCCGGAGGCGCTACGGCATCGCGCCGAGGTCGCCGTCGCCTGCGACAGCCTCGGTCTGGCCGAGCAGATGCTCACCGCCACTGTCGATTACGTGAAGATGCGGCACCAGTTCGGCCTGCCCATCGGATCGTTCCAGGCCGTCAAGCATGCGTGTGCCGACATGCTCGTCGCCGTCGAGGTGGCCCGGAGGCTGATCTCCGATGCGGTCGGTGTGCTCGCCGACGGAGGCGACGCCGCCGTGTCGGCCGCAATGGCGAAGTCCTACGCATGCTCGGCCGCGGTCGAGGTGGCAGGCAAGGCGATGCAGCTGCACGGCGGTATCGGCTACACGTGGGAGAGCGGCATCCACGTCTACCTCAAACGCGCCACGCTGAACCGGTCGTTGTTCGGTTCTGCTGCAGCACAACGGAAAAGACTCTCGCAGAGATATTCGAAAGGGATATGA
- a CDS encoding acyl-CoA dehydrogenase family protein, with the protein MTAETEDQRDHPADSQSQAQFREQVRAWCREHIPADWRASQTGASDDEFVRFQKAWFAELHSAGYAVPHWTAEWGGGLSVDQQVVLYQELAAHDAPRLVLAFVGIHHAASTLLIAGTEEQRRRHLPAILDGEIWVQGFSEPEAGSDLAALRTTARRVGNDEFVVSGQKVWASGGMHADWCLLLARTDPGAPKRKGISYFLLDMTSPGVEVRPIRNAVGDSHFCEIFLDDVIIPAANLVGAENEGWQVAQATLGAERGMTMLELAERLGNAGFRRLVETAPLDDPVVADRLAAFDTEITGLRGLCRQIVEHGAAGPADASIVKLYYSELLQRLTDFGAEIGGLEAHTVLAKPMSSGWESGSWVLDFVGSWEWTIPGGASEIQRTIIAERGLGLPREPSVA; encoded by the coding sequence ATGACCGCCGAAACTGAAGATCAACGCGATCATCCGGCGGATTCTCAGTCACAAGCTCAGTTTCGCGAGCAGGTGCGGGCCTGGTGCCGCGAACACATCCCGGCCGACTGGCGTGCCTCCCAGACCGGCGCGAGCGACGACGAGTTCGTCCGCTTCCAGAAAGCCTGGTTCGCCGAACTGCACAGCGCCGGCTACGCGGTGCCGCACTGGACGGCGGAATGGGGCGGCGGGCTCTCCGTCGATCAGCAGGTGGTGCTGTACCAGGAGCTGGCCGCCCACGACGCACCGCGACTGGTGCTGGCGTTCGTCGGCATCCACCACGCCGCGTCCACGCTGCTGATCGCGGGCACCGAGGAACAGCGTCGGCGGCACCTGCCCGCGATCCTCGACGGCGAGATCTGGGTGCAAGGCTTCTCCGAACCCGAGGCGGGCTCCGACCTGGCCGCGCTGCGCACCACCGCCCGCCGGGTGGGTAACGACGAGTTCGTGGTCAGCGGGCAGAAGGTCTGGGCCAGCGGCGGGATGCACGCCGACTGGTGCCTGCTGCTGGCCCGCACCGATCCGGGTGCGCCGAAGCGGAAGGGCATCTCCTACTTCCTGCTCGACATGACCAGCCCCGGGGTGGAGGTCCGTCCGATCCGCAACGCGGTCGGCGACTCCCACTTCTGCGAGATCTTCCTCGACGACGTCATCATCCCCGCGGCCAACCTGGTCGGCGCCGAGAACGAGGGCTGGCAGGTGGCGCAGGCGACGCTGGGCGCCGAACGCGGGATGACGATGCTGGAGCTCGCCGAACGCTTGGGCAACGCCGGGTTCCGCCGGCTGGTCGAGACCGCGCCGCTGGACGACCCGGTCGTCGCCGACCGGCTGGCTGCGTTCGACACCGAGATCACCGGGCTGCGGGGGCTGTGCAGGCAGATCGTCGAACACGGGGCGGCCGGGCCGGCCGACGCGTCGATCGTCAAGCTGTACTACAGCGAACTGCTGCAACGACTCACCGACTTCGGCGCCGAGATCGGCGGTCTGGAAGCGCACACCGTGCTGGCCAAGCCGATGTCGAGCGGATGGGAATCCGGTTCGTGGGTGCTCGATTTCGTGGGCTCCTGGGAGTGGACGATCCCCGGCGGCGCCAGCGAGATCCAGCGCACCATCATCGCCGAGCGCGGGCTCGGGCTGCCGCGGGAACCGAGCGTCGCGTGA
- a CDS encoding acyl-CoA dehydrogenase family protein, with protein MMHAQDAPDDREAMVTPVLDGLGAWDLDPRTDADGLEAAAALCRSAGYWAVPYPLAERLAAPADPDVDGLVVVGGPRPAGALAGLRTRWAAVTLDGRRSTVTGRGDTQPGFVTELELTPADVSGAADVALGLVLPCWTLLGMLDRAVELTVAHVGLRKQFGQTLSSFQGVQFQLTDAEVERSGLDILAKHALWSISTDEAHAVTDALALRLAAIEAADVVFRVCHQLHGAVGFCDETTLSWLSRYSQPLRRLPFGASGTRDHLTRAAGTRGLTGLFA; from the coding sequence GTGATGCACGCGCAGGACGCACCCGACGACCGGGAAGCGATGGTGACACCGGTGCTCGACGGGCTCGGCGCGTGGGATCTGGACCCCCGCACCGACGCCGACGGGCTGGAGGCGGCAGCTGCGCTGTGCCGCAGCGCGGGCTACTGGGCGGTGCCCTACCCGCTGGCCGAGCGGCTGGCCGCCCCCGCCGACCCGGACGTCGACGGACTGGTCGTGGTCGGCGGCCCCCGTCCGGCCGGCGCCCTCGCCGGGCTCCGGACACGTTGGGCCGCAGTGACACTCGACGGTCGGCGGTCGACGGTCACCGGCCGGGGCGACACACAGCCGGGGTTCGTCACCGAACTGGAGCTGACACCGGCGGACGTGTCCGGGGCTGCAGACGTCGCACTCGGACTGGTCCTGCCGTGCTGGACCCTGCTGGGCATGCTGGATCGCGCCGTGGAGCTGACCGTCGCACACGTCGGCCTGCGCAAGCAGTTCGGCCAGACGTTGTCGTCGTTCCAGGGCGTGCAGTTCCAGCTCACCGACGCCGAAGTCGAGCGCAGCGGCCTCGACATCCTGGCCAAGCACGCATTGTGGAGTATCTCGACCGACGAAGCGCACGCCGTCACCGATGCGCTGGCGCTGCGGCTCGCCGCGATCGAGGCGGCCGACGTGGTGTTCCGGGTGTGCCATCAGCTCCACGGCGCGGTCGGCTTCTGCGACGAGACCACGCTGTCGTGGCTGTCGCGGTACAGCCAGCCGCTGCGCCGGCTGCCGTTCGGCGCGTCCGGCACCCGCGACCACCTCACCCGGGCGGCCGGAACACGCGGCCTGACAGGGCTGTTCGCATGA
- a CDS encoding CoA transferase, translated as MPENGPLAGIRVVDLTAMVMGPYCTQIMTDMGADVIKVEPPEGDNTRFISVGPIPGMSGVFVNVNRGKRSVVLDLRTDQGSDAIRALVERADVFIHSMRAKAITKLGLGYDDVAALNPSIVYTNCYGYGRRGPERDRPAYDDTIQAECGIPEVQRQLTGEADYVGTIMADKVAGLTALYATMMALFHRERTGQGQEVEVAMFETMASFMLVEHANGAMFDPPLGPAVYPRTVAPNRRPYRTKDGYIAALIYNDKHWNAFVNAVQPSWHSDLYATLEARAHQIDAVYGLVAETLAERTTAEWLDLFRALEIPAAPLNTPDALFDDPHLNAVGLFETVDTPQGPVRFPGVPTWFSRTPGKVRGPAPELGADTAAVLDELGLGAG; from the coding sequence ATGCCTGAGAACGGCCCACTCGCAGGCATCCGCGTCGTCGACCTCACCGCGATGGTGATGGGTCCCTACTGCACGCAGATCATGACCGACATGGGCGCCGACGTGATCAAAGTCGAACCACCCGAAGGGGACAACACCCGGTTCATCTCGGTCGGCCCGATCCCCGGGATGAGTGGGGTGTTCGTCAACGTCAACCGCGGCAAGCGCAGCGTGGTGCTCGATCTGCGCACCGACCAGGGCAGTGACGCGATCCGGGCCCTCGTGGAACGCGCCGACGTGTTCATCCATTCGATGCGCGCCAAAGCGATCACCAAGCTCGGCCTCGGCTACGACGACGTCGCGGCCCTCAACCCGTCGATCGTCTACACCAACTGCTACGGCTACGGCAGGCGCGGACCGGAGCGGGACCGTCCCGCCTACGACGACACCATCCAGGCCGAGTGCGGAATCCCGGAGGTGCAAAGACAACTCACGGGTGAGGCCGACTACGTCGGCACCATCATGGCCGACAAGGTCGCCGGCCTGACGGCGTTGTACGCGACGATGATGGCGCTGTTCCACCGCGAGCGGACCGGGCAGGGGCAAGAGGTCGAGGTCGCCATGTTCGAGACGATGGCGTCCTTCATGCTGGTCGAGCATGCCAACGGCGCCATGTTCGACCCCCCGCTCGGGCCGGCCGTCTATCCACGGACCGTGGCGCCCAACCGGCGGCCCTACCGCACCAAGGACGGCTACATCGCCGCGCTGATCTACAACGACAAGCACTGGAACGCGTTCGTCAACGCCGTGCAACCGTCGTGGCACTCGGACCTGTACGCGACGCTGGAAGCCCGCGCACATCAGATCGACGCCGTCTACGGACTGGTCGCCGAGACGCTGGCCGAACGCACGACCGCCGAATGGCTGGATCTGTTCCGGGCGCTGGAGATCCCCGCCGCCCCACTGAACACCCCCGACGCGCTGTTCGACGACCCGCACCTCAACGCGGTCGGGCTGTTCGAGACCGTGGACACCCCGCAGGGGCCGGTCAGGTTCCCCGGGGTGCCGACATGGTTCTCCCGGACACCGGGCAAGGTGCGCGGGCCCGCACCGGAACTCGGCGCCGACACCGCGGCGGTGCTCGACGAACTCGGCCTCGGTGCGGGGTAG